One genomic window of Halococcus agarilyticus includes the following:
- a CDS encoding 5-methyltetrahydropteroyltriglutamate--homocysteine methyltransferase: MTELVATTPGVFPLPDWAKDRLGSLKGHQKEDLIDGGETGEIADAYDEARAEVADWQATAGLDRVVEGQLRWDDMLAHPLCVHDAVETRGIVRYYDNNNFYREPAVTGELTFDGDLADDLDHLAALDGVTESRQAVVPGPYTLADLATDEFYGDRVEFLDAIAEFLTGEIRAFPDCETVFVLEPSLVTNPPEDGFDERASDAIDRVADATDADVVVHTYWGALEEKVHAHLLDADVDAVGYDFVTNHEENLYNINEYGTKESIALGLADGQNTKVEDGETIAERIEWVTESVPAAEFETIYATTNTELFYLPVNRTKEKLGSLAEGVKLADVDAGEEVNA; encoded by the coding sequence CAGAAGGAGGACCTGATCGACGGCGGGGAGACCGGCGAGATCGCCGACGCCTACGACGAGGCGCGCGCGGAGGTCGCCGACTGGCAGGCGACCGCCGGCCTCGATCGCGTGGTGGAGGGCCAGCTCCGGTGGGACGACATGCTCGCGCACCCGCTCTGTGTCCACGATGCCGTCGAGACCCGCGGGATCGTCCGGTACTACGACAACAACAACTTCTATCGCGAGCCGGCGGTCACAGGAGAACTGACGTTCGACGGCGACCTCGCGGACGACCTCGACCACCTCGCGGCGCTCGACGGCGTGACCGAGTCGCGCCAGGCGGTCGTTCCGGGACCGTACACCCTCGCGGACCTCGCGACCGACGAGTTCTACGGCGACCGGGTGGAATTCCTCGATGCGATCGCTGAGTTCCTCACGGGCGAGATCCGAGCGTTCCCCGACTGTGAAACCGTCTTTGTGCTCGAACCGTCGCTCGTCACGAACCCGCCCGAAGATGGGTTCGACGAGCGTGCGAGCGACGCGATCGATCGGGTGGCGGACGCGACCGACGCCGACGTGGTGGTGCACACCTACTGGGGCGCGCTGGAGGAGAAGGTCCACGCCCACCTGCTCGACGCCGACGTCGACGCCGTGGGCTACGACTTCGTGACCAACCACGAGGAGAACCTCTACAACATCAACGAGTACGGCACGAAGGAGTCGATCGCGCTCGGCCTCGCCGACGGCCAGAACACCAAAGTCGAGGACGGCGAGACGATCGCCGAGCGGATCGAGTGGGTCACCGAGAGCGTTCCTGCGGCGGAGTTCGAGACGATCTACGCCACCACGAACACCGAGCTGTTCTACCTGCCGGTGAACAGGACGAAGGAGAAACTCGGATCGCTCGCCGAGGGAGTCAAGCTTGCTGACGTGGATGCAGGCGAGGAGGTGAACGCATGA
- a CDS encoding methionine synthase produces MTREQFRPDDHPNEQFILSTVVGSYPKPKWLDRVRERYEEADDFDDANWAEATDDASRLITHEHERAGLDVVVDGEMRRNEMVEYFAERIDGYEFNGPVKVWGHNYFDKPSVVEDVVYDDSWLVDEFAFTDDVAARPVKVPITGPYTLASWSFNESYDDDRALALDLADLVNEEIGKLVEAGARYIQIDEPALATTPDDHAIVGDCLDRIVAGLPEDVRIGLHVCYGDYSRIYPEILEFPIDEFDVELANGDYEQLDVFKQPEFDLDLALGVTDVHVAEVESVEAIEANIEKGLEIVPPERLTVSPDCGVKLLPREVAYGKMANMVEATRNVERKLDTGEIDARALREGAAVSADD; encoded by the coding sequence ATGACTCGCGAGCAGTTCCGGCCGGACGATCACCCGAACGAGCAGTTCATCCTCTCGACCGTGGTCGGCAGCTATCCCAAGCCGAAGTGGCTCGACCGCGTTCGCGAGCGCTACGAGGAGGCAGACGACTTCGACGACGCGAACTGGGCGGAGGCGACCGACGACGCTTCGCGACTCATCACCCACGAGCACGAGCGCGCCGGCCTCGACGTGGTGGTCGACGGCGAGATGCGCCGAAACGAGATGGTCGAGTACTTCGCCGAGCGGATCGATGGCTACGAGTTCAATGGCCCGGTCAAGGTCTGGGGCCACAACTACTTCGACAAACCGTCGGTCGTCGAGGACGTCGTGTACGACGACTCGTGGCTGGTCGACGAGTTCGCGTTCACCGACGACGTGGCCGCCCGGCCCGTGAAGGTCCCGATCACCGGACCGTACACGCTCGCGAGCTGGAGCTTCAACGAGAGCTACGACGACGATCGCGCGCTCGCGCTCGATCTCGCTGACCTCGTGAACGAGGAGATCGGCAAGCTGGTCGAGGCCGGCGCACGCTACATCCAGATCGACGAGCCAGCACTCGCCACCACGCCCGACGACCACGCGATCGTCGGCGACTGCCTCGATCGGATCGTCGCCGGCCTGCCCGAGGACGTCCGGATCGGGCTGCACGTCTGCTACGGGGACTACTCCCGGATCTACCCCGAGATCCTCGAGTTCCCGATCGACGAGTTCGACGTCGAACTCGCGAACGGCGACTACGAACAGCTCGACGTGTTCAAGCAGCCCGAATTCGACCTCGATCTCGCGCTCGGCGTGACCGACGTCCACGTCGCCGAGGTCGAATCCGTCGAGGCGATCGAGGCGAACATCGAGAAGGGTCTGGAGATCGTCCCGCCGGAGCGCCTGACCGTGAGCCCCGACTGCGGCGTGAAGCTCCTCCCACGCGAAGTCGCCTACGGCAAGATGGCGAACATGGTCGAGGCCACCCGGAACGTCGAGCGCAAACTCGACACCGGCGAGATCGACGCGCGGGCGCTCCGCGAGGGGGCGGCCGTGAGCGCCGACGACTGA
- a CDS encoding S9 family peptidase, protein MSDPDDVLEALASLPSFHHPTATEDGDRVAFYYDESGRNELHVLDVESGEHRQVSHGEVPRNARWGVEWSADGDRVFFHVDEDGNEQNDVHAIGVDGPTAGETEPVVEMNGQVSLADVGDDGDTLLLGSTRDGQMNLYRHDLATDETEKITDYERAAVGGVLSPDCERIAYATNESDDFDNMDAYVAEADGSNPRNLEIGETGAESAPADWGPDGERLLVSDNTEDVGRCGVYHVANDNVTWYGDLDAEESPVGFLPDGERFLALRTHEAAIMPLVYDCETGEARELDLPEGVATFPGEAVLDDDRVLVSHTTPDRRPELLAYDLATDEHETLLDAEYGGFDPGSFADAEYFTFESDGAAESGPATAWTDDNETLEIGALLYDSGERPSPPSDHRSDEDRSASHGSPLIVNPHGGPRAADYRLFDLYTQFLVRRGYSVLKVNYRGSTGHGRAFVRELYDDWGGGEQADIAKAVRLVSEYDWIDDDRIGVFGGSYGGYSAYCQMTLYADLYDAGIAWIGLTDLADMYENTMPHFRTELMEKNLGTPEESPDLYDERSPVNYVDEVSAPLLMVHGVNDRRVPVSQARIFRDALDDHGYAEGEDGDYEYVELGEEGHASSDIDQKIRFFHVLDDFLDRRLGGGDEGTAD, encoded by the coding sequence ATGTCCGATCCCGACGACGTGCTCGAAGCCCTCGCCAGCCTCCCGAGCTTCCACCACCCGACCGCCACCGAGGACGGCGATCGGGTCGCGTTCTACTACGACGAATCGGGCCGCAACGAGCTCCACGTGCTCGACGTCGAGTCCGGCGAACACCGCCAAGTCAGCCACGGCGAAGTCCCCCGAAACGCCCGGTGGGGCGTCGAGTGGAGCGCCGACGGCGACCGGGTGTTCTTCCACGTAGACGAGGACGGCAACGAGCAAAACGACGTTCACGCCATCGGCGTGGATGGACCCACCGCGGGCGAAACCGAACCCGTCGTCGAGATGAATGGTCAAGTATCCCTCGCCGATGTCGGCGACGACGGCGACACGCTCCTCTTGGGGTCGACCCGTGACGGCCAGATGAATCTCTATCGTCACGATCTCGCGACCGACGAAACCGAGAAGATCACCGACTACGAGCGCGCGGCCGTCGGCGGCGTGCTCTCGCCCGACTGCGAGCGGATCGCCTACGCGACCAACGAATCCGACGACTTCGACAACATGGACGCCTACGTCGCCGAGGCCGACGGGTCGAACCCCCGAAATCTGGAAATCGGCGAGACGGGCGCGGAGTCCGCCCCCGCCGACTGGGGCCCCGACGGCGAACGTCTGCTCGTCTCCGACAACACCGAGGACGTGGGTCGGTGTGGCGTGTACCACGTTGCGAACGACAACGTGACCTGGTACGGCGATCTCGACGCGGAGGAGTCGCCGGTCGGCTTCCTGCCCGACGGCGAGCGTTTCCTCGCGCTCCGAACGCACGAAGCGGCGATCATGCCCCTCGTGTACGACTGCGAGACCGGCGAGGCGCGCGAACTCGATCTCCCCGAGGGCGTCGCGACGTTCCCCGGCGAGGCGGTGCTCGACGACGATCGGGTGCTCGTGAGCCACACCACACCCGACCGGCGGCCCGAGCTGCTCGCGTACGACCTCGCGACCGACGAGCACGAGACGCTCCTCGACGCGGAGTACGGTGGGTTCGATCCCGGGAGCTTCGCCGACGCCGAGTACTTCACGTTCGAGAGCGACGGTGCGGCCGAGAGCGGCCCCGCGACGGCGTGGACCGACGACAACGAAACCCTGGAGATCGGCGCGCTGCTGTACGACTCGGGCGAACGTCCGTCACCACCGTCGGACCACAGGTCCGACGAGGATCGCAGTGCTTCGCACGGCTCACCACTGATCGTCAACCCCCACGGCGGGCCGCGCGCGGCGGATTACCGGTTGTTCGATCTCTACACCCAGTTCCTCGTCCGGCGGGGTTACAGCGTGTTGAAGGTCAACTATCGCGGGTCGACCGGCCACGGCCGCGCGTTCGTCCGCGAGCTCTACGACGACTGGGGCGGTGGCGAACAGGCCGACATCGCGAAAGCGGTACGCCTGGTCTCCGAGTACGACTGGATCGACGACGACCGAATCGGGGTCTTCGGTGGCTCCTACGGCGGCTACAGCGCGTACTGCCAGATGACGCTGTACGCCGACCTCTACGACGCGGGCATCGCGTGGATCGGACTCACCGATCTGGCGGACATGTACGAGAACACGATGCCGCACTTCCGGACCGAGCTGATGGAGAAGAACCTCGGCACGCCCGAAGAGAGTCCCGATCTCTACGACGAGCGCAGCCCCGTCAACTACGTCGACGAGGTCTCGGCCCCGCTCCTCATGGTCCACGGCGTCAACGACCGTCGTGTGCCGGTCTCCCAGGCCCGCATCTTCCGCGACGCACTCGACGACCACGGCTACGCCGAGGGCGAGGACGGCGACTACGAGTACGTCGAGCTCGGCGAGGAGGGCCACGCTTCCTCGGACATCGACCAGAAGATCCGCTTCTTCCACGTGCTCGACGACTTCCTCGATCGACGGCTCGGTGGGGGCGACGAGGGAACGGCCGACTGA
- a CDS encoding endo-1,4-beta-xylanase produces MSDEPIGDAAARRGLALGAFGVDAHDLRTDYQYRETLRREFRTITPGNALKMGPLRPSPHAFDFADADAIVSFGREHDMRVRGHTLAWHEAVPEWFQPWEYDDEQVRNLLRDHVRTVVSRYRGRIDTWDVVNEAVADDGSLRRTAWYDALGEAYVDRAFEWAHEADPDAALYYNDYGAEAPGAKADGVYDLVAGLVDRGVPIDGVGLQLHALDAWPDPDDVATTIERFHDLGLAVQITEMDVAFPRDAVPDDPLAVQAEYYRDVVEVCLATGVDALLTCGVHDDSSWLRFFEDFPERFTGDPLLFDDWYQPKPAYHAVHEALSIDD; encoded by the coding sequence ATGAGCGACGAACCGATCGGGGACGCCGCCGCGCGCCGTGGCCTCGCCCTCGGTGCGTTCGGCGTCGACGCCCACGACCTCCGGACGGACTACCAGTACCGCGAGACGCTGCGCCGCGAGTTCAGGACCATCACCCCGGGGAACGCGCTGAAGATGGGCCCGCTCCGCCCGTCACCGCACGCGTTCGACTTCGCGGACGCCGACGCCATCGTCTCGTTCGGCCGCGAACACGACATGCGGGTTCGCGGCCACACGCTGGCGTGGCACGAGGCGGTTCCCGAGTGGTTCCAGCCGTGGGAGTACGACGACGAGCAAGTGCGAAACCTGCTCCGTGATCACGTCAGGACCGTGGTGAGCCGCTACCGCGGTCGCATCGACACGTGGGACGTGGTGAACGAAGCGGTCGCCGACGACGGGTCACTCCGCCGGACGGCGTGGTACGACGCGCTCGGCGAGGCGTACGTCGACCGGGCGTTCGAGTGGGCGCACGAGGCCGACCCCGACGCCGCGCTCTACTACAACGACTACGGGGCCGAAGCGCCCGGCGCGAAGGCCGACGGCGTCTACGACCTCGTCGCGGGGCTCGTCGACCGGGGCGTGCCGATCGACGGCGTGGGACTCCAGCTCCACGCGCTCGACGCCTGGCCCGATCCCGACGACGTGGCGACCACGATCGAGCGGTTCCACGATCTCGGGCTCGCGGTCCAGATCACCGAGATGGACGTCGCCTTCCCCCGCGACGCGGTGCCGGACGACCCCCTCGCGGTCCAGGCCGAGTACTACCGCGACGTGGTCGAGGTCTGCCTGGCGACCGGCGTCGACGCGCTCCTCACGTGTGGCGTCCACGACGACAGCTCGTGGCTCCGCTTTTTCGAGGACTTCCCCGAGCGGTTCACCGGCGATCCGTTGCTGTTCGACGACTGGTATCAGCCCAAACCGGCCTACCACGCGGTCCACGAAGCACTCTCCATCGACGACTGA
- a CDS encoding class I SAM-dependent methyltransferase gives MDEYVATNRRNWDERAARHPDTDFYDVEGFLAGESSLYPLEREEFAPFVERESPTILHLQCHFGLDTLSLARAGANEVVGVDFSSVAIEQARDLAAEAGLGDTAAFVEADVLDLDLDRSFDVVYTSYGVLAWLSDPDAWAATVARHLREGGTFYIVENHPVAGVFENVGDDTAELAHPYFADEPMMFDAQGSYADLDAEFEHTEQYEFAHSLGEIVTALAERGLRIESLHEFPWATWRMYEGMSEDDEGRWWLPDDVSVELPLTFSLQATKRTTGRG, from the coding sequence ATGGACGAGTACGTCGCGACGAATCGTCGGAACTGGGACGAGCGCGCGGCCCGCCACCCCGACACCGATTTCTACGACGTCGAGGGGTTTCTGGCCGGGGAATCGAGTCTCTACCCCCTCGAACGCGAGGAGTTCGCCCCGTTCGTGGAGCGCGAATCTCCAACGATCCTCCACCTCCAGTGTCACTTCGGGCTGGATACGCTCTCGCTCGCCCGTGCGGGTGCGAACGAGGTGGTCGGCGTCGATTTCTCGTCGGTGGCGATCGAGCAGGCCCGCGATCTCGCGGCGGAGGCGGGGCTCGGCGACACGGCGGCGTTCGTCGAAGCGGACGTGCTCGATCTGGACCTCGACCGCTCGTTCGACGTCGTCTACACCTCCTACGGCGTGCTCGCCTGGCTCTCGGATCCCGACGCGTGGGCGGCCACCGTGGCTCGCCATCTCCGTGAGGGCGGGACGTTCTACATCGTCGAGAACCACCCCGTCGCCGGTGTCTTCGAGAACGTCGGCGACGATACCGCCGAGCTCGCCCATCCGTACTTCGCCGACGAACCGATGATGTTCGACGCTCAGGGAAGCTACGCCGACCTCGATGCCGAGTTCGAGCACACCGAACAGTACGAGTTCGCCCACTCGCTTGGCGAGATCGTGACTGCACTCGCGGAGCGTGGCCTCCGGATCGAGTCCCTCCACGAGTTCCCGTGGGCGACGTGGCGGATGTACGAGGGGATGAGCGAGGACGACGAGGGGCGGTGGTGGCTCCCCGACGACGTATCCGTGGAGCTACCGCTGACGTTCTCGCTGCAGGCGACGAAGCGGACGACCGGTCGGGGGTAG
- a CDS encoding energy-coupling factor ABC transporter permease gives MAHIHLGEGSFPLWALVLWTVLGIALLGTVTYRVRKGGIKTNQIALAGIGAAASFAVFQLNIPVWGGVHMNLTGLVGILAGPLLGTLIALVVNIFSAALGHGAVGLLGANVLVNASEAIVAYYAFRTLLRMDWDVFPASASAATIGLSTGAILMGAIIVISGVNGSALPRSDLTIAVAGMVGINLGVAVVEGLLTGFIVQFLASVRPDLVPGATRDGRETPARVGA, from the coding sequence ATGGCACACATCCATCTCGGCGAAGGCTCGTTCCCCCTGTGGGCGCTCGTCCTCTGGACCGTCCTCGGAATCGCGTTGCTGGGGACCGTCACGTACCGCGTCCGCAAGGGCGGCATCAAGACCAACCAGATCGCGCTCGCCGGCATCGGTGCGGCGGCGAGTTTCGCGGTCTTCCAGCTCAACATCCCGGTGTGGGGCGGCGTCCACATGAACCTCACCGGCCTCGTCGGCATCCTTGCCGGGCCACTGCTGGGCACACTCATCGCGCTCGTGGTCAACATCTTCTCGGCGGCGCTCGGCCACGGCGCAGTCGGTTTGCTCGGCGCGAACGTTCTCGTCAACGCCAGCGAAGCCATCGTCGCCTACTACGCCTTCCGAACCCTGCTGCGCATGGACTGGGACGTCTTCCCCGCGAGCGCGAGCGCAGCTACCATCGGACTTTCGACGGGCGCGATCCTCATGGGTGCGATCATCGTGATCAGCGGCGTCAACGGCAGCGCACTGCCCCGCTCCGATCTCACCATCGCCGTCGCCGGCATGGTCGGGATCAACCTCGGCGTCGCCGTCGTCGAAGGTCTCCTGACGGGGTTCATCGTCCAGTTCCTCGCGTCGGTTCGCCCCGATCTCGTTCCGGGCGCGACCCGCGACGGGCGCGAAACCCCCGCGAGGGTGGGTGCCTGA
- the cbiQ gene encoding cobalt ECF transporter T component CbiQ, giving the protein MTTLSNHVPDPRLITAYAEHRDGPLHRVNPWTKLGVVGTLVLAVTVVDALAVLAGLYAATLAVYGIAGLPYRRLISWYSLPMLFLVSVAGPLAFLEPGTPILGALATPVGEVSITWQGAAVFAELACRSLTVVTFALTASMTTKYNDIAYLLGRVFPAPIDQVALLTYRFTFVMLETLEDLVKSSLARGANLNEFWANRRLYARILGMTMLTAIERSERLVTSMEARGYDGDITVYGDVHRPPAHETAAVVVMLAVVVAYALVIAYGVTPI; this is encoded by the coding sequence ATGACGACGCTCTCGAACCACGTTCCGGACCCGCGGCTCATCACCGCCTACGCCGAGCACCGCGACGGGCCGCTCCACCGCGTGAACCCCTGGACGAAGCTCGGCGTCGTCGGCACCCTCGTCCTCGCGGTTACCGTCGTCGACGCGCTCGCGGTTCTCGCGGGACTGTACGCCGCGACACTCGCCGTCTACGGCATCGCCGGACTTCCGTATCGTCGACTGATCTCCTGGTACTCGCTGCCGATGCTGTTCCTCGTCTCGGTCGCCGGGCCGCTCGCCTTCCTCGAACCAGGGACGCCGATCCTCGGCGCGCTCGCAACGCCGGTTGGAGAGGTGTCGATCACGTGGCAGGGTGCGGCGGTGTTCGCCGAGCTGGCCTGCCGGTCGCTCACGGTCGTCACGTTCGCGCTCACGGCCTCGATGACCACGAAGTACAACGACATCGCGTACCTGCTCGGGCGAGTCTTCCCAGCGCCGATCGATCAGGTCGCGCTGTTGACCTACCGGTTCACGTTCGTCATGCTCGAAACCCTCGAAGACCTCGTGAAGAGCTCGCTCGCACGCGGAGCGAACCTGAACGAGTTCTGGGCCAACAGGCGACTGTACGCACGGATCCTCGGTATGACGATGCTGACCGCGATCGAGCGGTCCGAGCGACTCGTCACATCGATGGAGGCGCGCGGGTACGACGGCGACATCACCGTCTACGGCGATGTCCACCGGCCGCCAGCACACGAGACGGCGGCGGTCGTCGTCATGCTCGCTGTCGTCGTCGCGTACGCGCTCGTGATCGCCTACGGGGTGACGCCGATATGA
- a CDS encoding energy-coupling factor ABC transporter ATP-binding protein — protein MIDGDGPGGSDGATEPLVSLRCDSHTYPDGTVGMHDVAFSVHADEVVALIGGNGAGKSTLLEHLNATLTPDEGELHVTGRRVTDENRAHARREVGFVFQDADTQLVAPTVVDDVMFGLRNDGVPAEEARERAEAALETVDALHLRDRIPHYLSGGEKRLVGLAGVLVLEPSVIVLDEPLAGLDPQRSRLVADRIERIHEAGISVVLSTHDLDFAAEIADRICVMCEGNVVGRGPPREVFYDDELLARSNLHPPTAVRVARETHLPTGSHPVTRNELAHLIDARAADTPRSSG, from the coding sequence ATGATCGACGGGGATGGCCCTGGAGGGAGCGACGGCGCGACCGAGCCACTCGTCTCCCTCCGTTGTGACTCACATACCTATCCCGACGGCACTGTCGGGATGCACGACGTCGCGTTCAGCGTTCACGCCGACGAGGTCGTCGCGTTGATCGGCGGGAACGGTGCGGGAAAGTCCACGCTGCTCGAACACCTCAATGCGACGCTCACCCCCGACGAGGGCGAACTCCATGTGACCGGCCGGCGCGTCACCGACGAGAACAGGGCTCACGCTCGCCGGGAGGTCGGGTTCGTCTTCCAGGACGCCGACACGCAACTGGTCGCGCCCACGGTCGTGGACGACGTGATGTTCGGGCTCCGGAACGACGGTGTGCCGGCCGAGGAGGCCCGCGAACGCGCCGAAGCCGCGCTCGAAACCGTCGACGCGCTCCACTTGCGGGATCGGATTCCGCACTATCTGAGCGGGGGAGAAAAGCGCCTCGTCGGCCTCGCAGGCGTGCTGGTGCTCGAACCGAGTGTGATCGTGCTCGACGAGCCGCTGGCCGGGCTCGATCCCCAGCGATCCCGCCTGGTCGCCGACCGGATCGAGCGCATCCACGAGGCGGGGATCAGCGTCGTGCTCTCGACGCACGATCTCGACTTCGCGGCGGAGATCGCCGACCGGATCTGCGTGATGTGTGAGGGAAACGTCGTCGGACGCGGGCCGCCGCGCGAGGTGTTCTACGACGACGAGCTCCTCGCACGCTCGAACCTGCACCCGCCGACGGCCGTCCGCGTCGCTCGGGAGACGCACCTTCCCACCGGTTCACACCCAGTGACCAGAAACGAACTCGCCCATCTCATCGACGCCCGCGCGGCCGATACGCCGCGCTCGTCCGGATGA
- a CDS encoding selenium-binding family protein, producing MSDAQQPDDTTAHTEHEHHDTEGPGYATPQAAIEESEPEEVAYVMGLYVGTDVDAPDFLGVVDVDPDSDTYTEIVDRVEMPNRGDELHHFGWNACSSSCHMDGLERRHLVIPGQRSSRIHVVDTKDRRNPELESVIEPEEVFEHDLSAPHTTHCIPDGQILISMLGDADGDLPGGFLALDENFEVDGRWEPPGEIEMNYDYWYQPRHNVMVSSEWAAPKTYYPGFDFEDVEAGNYGQRLHVWDWENKTVEQTIDLGEEGLIPLEVRFLHSPEATHGYVGAALSSNVFHFHEASEARSASEQSSGDKPRDGDEWRAESVIDVEAREHDGWDMPVPGLVTDLLVSMDDRYLFFSNWLHGDVRMYDISDPANPRLADRIWAGGHFGDPAPVQDRELAGGPQMLQLSLDGERLYWTTSLFSSWDNQFYPEEAERGSVMLKADVDPRNGSMSLDEEFLVDFGDLPGGPARAHEIRWPDGDCTSDVWQ from the coding sequence ATGAGTGACGCACAACAGCCGGACGACACGACGGCTCACACGGAGCACGAACACCACGACACCGAGGGGCCGGGCTACGCGACGCCCCAGGCCGCGATCGAGGAGTCCGAGCCCGAGGAGGTCGCCTACGTGATGGGGCTCTATGTGGGAACGGACGTCGACGCGCCCGACTTCCTCGGGGTGGTCGATGTCGATCCCGATTCGGACACCTACACCGAGATCGTCGACCGGGTCGAGATGCCGAACCGGGGCGACGAGCTGCATCACTTCGGCTGGAACGCCTGCTCGTCGTCGTGCCACATGGACGGCCTCGAACGACGCCATCTCGTGATTCCCGGCCAGCGCTCCTCGCGCATCCACGTCGTCGACACGAAAGACCGGCGCAACCCCGAACTCGAATCGGTGATCGAACCCGAGGAGGTGTTCGAGCACGATCTCTCCGCACCGCACACTACCCACTGCATCCCCGACGGCCAGATCCTCATCTCGATGCTCGGGGATGCCGACGGGGACCTTCCTGGGGGGTTCCTCGCGCTCGACGAGAATTTCGAGGTCGACGGCCGGTGGGAGCCACCGGGCGAGATCGAGATGAACTACGACTACTGGTATCAGCCCCGGCACAACGTGATGGTCTCCTCGGAGTGGGCCGCGCCGAAGACCTACTATCCGGGGTTCGACTTCGAGGACGTCGAGGCCGGCAACTACGGCCAGCGACTCCACGTCTGGGACTGGGAGAACAAGACTGTGGAGCAGACGATCGATCTCGGCGAAGAGGGGCTGATCCCGCTCGAAGTCCGCTTCCTCCACAGCCCCGAGGCGACCCACGGCTACGTCGGCGCGGCGCTGTCCTCGAACGTGTTCCACTTCCACGAGGCCAGCGAGGCGCGAAGCGCCTCGGAACAGTCGAGCGGCGATAAGCCGCGAGACGGCGACGAGTGGCGTGCCGAGAGCGTCATCGACGTCGAGGCGCGCGAGCACGACGGCTGGGACATGCCCGTCCCTGGTCTCGTCACCGATCTCCTCGTGTCGATGGACGACCGCTACCTCTTTTTCTCGAACTGGCTCCACGGCGACGTCCGGATGTACGACATCTCGGACCCGGCGAACCCCCGGCTCGCCGATCGGATCTGGGCGGGTGGTCACTTCGGCGACCCAGCCCCGGTGCAGGATCGTGAGCTCGCGGGCGGGCCACAGATGCTCCAGCTCTCACTCGACGGTGAACGCCTCTACTGGACCACCTCGCTGTTTTCGAGCTGGGATAACCAGTTCTACCCCGAGGAGGCAGAACGGGGATCGGTGATGCTCAAGGCCGACGTCGATCCGCGAAACGGCTCCATGAGCCTCGACGAGGAGTTCCTCGTGGACTTCGGCGACCTTCCCGGTGGTCCAGCGCGCGCCCACGAGATCCGGTGGCCCGACGGCGACTGCACGAGTGACGTCTGGCAGTAG
- a CDS encoding 2Fe-2S iron-sulfur cluster-binding protein, translated as MTSGSSAHDVALEWPDGHEERVSVAEDEPILSAAEHAGVALPFGCRTGACATCTGKLLDGRIEHTRPPRALKQRHRDAGYVLLCIAEPRSDCRIAVGADIQAELVSNPWR; from the coding sequence GTGACGTCTGGCAGTAGCGCACACGACGTCGCTCTCGAATGGCCCGACGGCCACGAAGAACGGGTGTCGGTCGCTGAGGACGAGCCGATTTTGTCGGCAGCCGAACACGCGGGCGTCGCGCTCCCCTTCGGCTGTCGAACCGGTGCGTGTGCGACCTGCACCGGGAAACTCCTCGACGGGCGGATCGAACACACCCGTCCACCACGGGCGCTGAAACAGCGCCATCGCGATGCGGGCTACGTCCTGCTCTGTATCGCCGAACCCCGGTCGGACTGCCGGATCGCGGTCGGGGCCGACATCCAGGCCGAGCTGGTCTCGAACCCGTGGCGGTGA
- a CDS encoding DUF3054 domain-containing protein — MSSAVASLRARITLSPRTLGVALGDLLLISLFVVLGELQHGYDIVADAPRVLGTALPFFLGWALVSVLVGAYTPVVHRSIGTAAGRTAVAWIGAALVGQALRTTSVFPGESPIPFVLVSLGVGLALLVPWRAAVAYVGTRG, encoded by the coding sequence ATGAGCAGCGCCGTCGCGTCGCTCCGCGCGCGCATCACCCTCTCGCCACGGACGCTCGGCGTGGCACTCGGTGATCTCCTCCTCATCAGCCTGTTCGTCGTCCTCGGCGAACTCCAGCACGGCTACGATATCGTGGCCGACGCGCCGCGCGTGCTCGGCACCGCGCTCCCGTTCTTTCTCGGCTGGGCGCTCGTCTCGGTCCTCGTCGGTGCGTACACACCGGTCGTCCATCGATCGATCGGGACCGCAGCCGGCCGGACCGCGGTCGCGTGGATCGGGGCGGCGCTGGTCGGTCAGGCGCTCCGCACGACGTCGGTCTTCCCCGGCGAGTCCCCGATCCCGTTCGTCCTCGTCTCGCTCGGCGTCGGGCTCGCGCTGCTGGTGCCGTGGCGCGCGGCGGTCGCGTACGTCGGCACTCGCGGCTGA